In the genome of Planctomyces sp. SH-PL62, the window TCAAGGCGATGGCCCGCAGCCCCAGGGACCGCTACGACTCGGCCGCCGCCCTGGCGCGCGACGTCGACAACTGGCTGGCCGACGAGCCCGTCTCGGCCCACCCCGAGGGGCCTCGCGAGCGGCTCTCGCGCTGGATCCGACGCCACCGCACCTGGGCCTACGCCGCCGCCGCCGCGCTCCTGGGGATCAGCCTCGTCGCGACGGCCGCCGCGTTCGCCATCAACCGCGCCTGGCGGGGCGAGCGGGACGCCCACGTCGAGGCGGAGCACAGCTTCGACCTGGCCCAGCAGGCCGTGGACGAATCCTTCACCCGGATCAGCCAGGACACCCTCCTGAGCCGCGAGGACTCCGTCGACCTCCGCCGCCTCCGCGCCGAGCTGCTCGGGACCGCCCTGAAATACTACCAGGGCTTCGTGGCCGATCGCCGGGATGACCCGAGGCTGCGGCGTCGGCTGGCCACGGCCTATCACAACGTCGGGGTCGTCCAGGCGGTGATCGCCTCCCCCCGCGAGGCCGTCGGCCCGTTCGCCTCGGCCCTGTCGACGTGGAACGAACTTCTGGGGGCGTCGCCCGGCGACGCCGACTTGATCGCCGGTCGGGCCGACACGCTCCGCCAGCTGGGCAAGGCCCGGAACGCGATGGACCAGCCCCGCGCCGCCCTCGACGTCCTGAACCTCGCGGTCGCCGACCTGGAGTCGCTGGCCGCCCTCCCGAGCCCCAAGCCTTACCTGGAGGTCGAGCTGGCCGACAGCCTCTCCGACATCGCCGCGACCGAGGCCAGGCTGGGGCGGTTCGAGGAGAGTCGGGCGGCCTCGACTCGCGCGCGTCAGGTCCTGCGGCGGCTCCTCGACGCCGATCCTGGCAACGCATTCTACCGCGAGGCGCTGGCCGAGGTGATCAACAACCAGGGCTACGCCGCGTTCACCGCCGGAGACTCCACGGCGGCCCTGGACGCGTTCCGGGAGTTCCAGGGCCTCTGCCTGGACCTGCTCCGCGACGCGCCGGTCGACGCGCCCCGGCCGCTCCGACTCGTCGAGCTCCTCAGCCTGAGCTACGAGAACGTGGGGGACATCCTGACGACGCGGGGGCTGTACGACGAGGCCGACGAAGCCTACGCGCAGAGCCTGGCTCGCGGCTCGGAATTGGCGACGGCCCATCCTTCGGTGCAGCGCTACCGGATGCAGCTCGGGCGGACCTATCGCGAACGCGGCCACGCCCAGCATCGGATCGGCGACGACGCAGACGCCCTGCGCTCCCTGGACAGCGCCCGCGAGGTCTTCGAGGGGCTGATCCGCCAGGACCCCGATCGCGCCACGCTCCACCACCACCTCGCCCGGACCTGGAACACCATCGGCTGCTTCCACGACGACCTTCGCGACCACGAGGCCGCCCTGGGACCGTTCCGGTCGGCGATCGCGGAACACCGGCTGGCGCTCGCCGGGGCGCCCGACGCACCCGGCTACCGATTCCATTTCGTCCTGAGCCTGGCCAACCTCGCGGAGCAGTACACCGACCGCGGCGAACTCGACGAGGCGGCGCCGATCGCCGCGGAAGCCGCCCGCGCCGCCCTCGAAGTCATCCGGGGCGACGCCGCTCTCGGGGGACGATTCGCGATCTGCGTGGACGTCGCAGCCACCATCGGGGACCTGACCCTCCAGGCCGGCGACGCCCCCGGCGCGATCGCCCGGTTCGAGGAACTGGCCGCGACGATCCGCGAGGGCCGGTCCGCCCCGTCGGCCGCGGCGCGCGAGGACGCCCTCGCCGCCGCCGAGACCCGGCGCGTCGTCGGCCTGATCGTCGAGGGGCGGTCCGACGAGGCGGCGGCGGCCCTGCGGGAGCTCGAGGCCCGCCTCCGAGGCCGACCCGAGCCGGCCGCCCGCGACCGGCTCTCCGAAGTCCTCTGGCTTCGGGCCCGCGTCGCGAGGCTCCAGGGCCGGGGCGAGGAGGCCGCCGACGCGGACGCCGGGCGAGTCGGCCTGTGGGACGCCCGATCCGCCCGAGGGCTCGTGGCTTCCGCCTCGCGCGCCGCCGCGAGGGCGTGCCTCGTGGGCTACGGCCGATCCCCGCTCCCGACCGCCGCCGGCGAGGCCGCCCGAGCGATCGACGCCGACCGGGCGGCCGACGACCTGCGCCTCGCCCTGCACCTGGGCTACGACGACCGGGCCCGCCTCCGCGACGACCTCGGCCTGATGACCATCCTCGACCGCGCCGCCGACCGAGCCCTCCACGACGACCTCGGCTTCCCCGACCCGCCGTTCGCACCCCCGCCGACTCCCCGCGACGATCCGAGCCCTCCATGAATGCCTGCTAATCCATGTAAAGGAGCGCCGCGGACCGCGTAGAAATGTTTGCAATGTTCGCGACGCCTTCCCAGACCAACCGTCACGCCCCCTGGCCAACAAGAGGAGCATGAGATGGCAGACAACGACGCCGGCACCACCACGGGAGCCACCGGGGCGACCGGAGCCTCCGGGGGTACCTCCGGCGACCCCCAGCCGAGTTCGATCGTGGGCTCCCCCGAGACGAACCCGACCCCTCCTGGCAGCACCGGAGCCACCGGGGCCACGGGAGCCACCGGGGCTACCGGCGGCACCGGAGCCACTGGAGCCACCGGGCCTTGAGGCCGAATTCGATCGTGGGCTCCCCCGACGCGATCCCGGCCCCTTCGGGCGGTCGAGAAGGCGACGACCAGTGACTTGAAGCGGACCGTCCCGTCAGACGGGGCGGTCCGCGGCGTCGGGCGCGACCGTCGGCGGCGCGTCGACGATCGGCGGCGGCGGCGGCCCGACCGGGCCCGGCGTCGCGGCCGTCGCGCGGGCGGTCGGCGAGTCGACGGGGGGGATCGTCCAGGGCGCGGCGCCCGAGGAAGTTCCGACGACGGCCGGCGCGCCCGGTCGGCCCGCCTCGACGGCCCGGATGATGACCTCGGCGGCGATCTCCAGGCTCAGGCTGTGGGAATCGAGCACCAGGTCGTAGTTGTGCGGATCGGCGCTGTTGACCCGGTGCATCGTCCGCTCGAACGCCGCGCGGCGGGCGTCCAGGTCCTTCGCGGCCCGCCTCGCCGTCCGGGGCGACACCCCCATCCGCTCGCCCAGCCGATACGCCCTGGCCTTCAACGGGGCCACGACCCGCACCGACAGGGTCGTCTCGCGCGGCAGGAGGAACCCGGCACCGCGCCCCACCAGCACCGATTGCCCCGCGCGGCCGATCGCCTCCAGCAGCTTCGCCAGGTGGTCGAGGTAGGCTTCCTGGGGGGCGTAATGCTCCTCGCGGAGCGGCAGCAGCCAGTCCTGGATGACGCTGGGGGCCAGCTCGTCGAACGTCCGGACCTCGTCGACCGTCGTCTGCATCCGGTGGGCGATCGCTTCCAGCAGCTCGTGGTCGAAGACCTTCCAGCCCAGTCGACGCCCCACCATCCGCGCGATCGCGCCGCCGCCGGCGCCGGCCTCGCGGCTGATGCAGATGTTCTGGAACCGCGCCGAACGCCCGGTGGTCAGGGGGAGTTCGCGCTCGTCCTCGCCCCAGCCCAGGAGCCAACGGACGACGGACCGGGGCCATTCGCCCAGCCCCCCCCAGCCGCGCTCGGGAGCCTGAGTCTCCGACGTCGTGATCGAGAACGGTTCCCACGCGCTCATAGTAGTCCGTGCCTCCTGGGGACCCTGTTCTCTGGCCAGTCTAGGGTTCGGCGCGCCCTTTGGAAAGCCGTCACAGCCCCCGGCGCGCGCCGAGGCGATCGGTCGATCCGACCGATTTCCTCCCAGAATGTAACTCTTACAAGGAGAAAGAGGCCGACGCAAGTCCTCGCGAAATTTGTCGATTTTCGCTCAAGTTTCGATTCCACCTGGAGTTCGGCCTCACCCTCGCGACCGTCCTGGGGGTCGGCATGCGGGTTGCTCTTACTGGGGATCGTCGGCGACGTCTGGAAGCGTCGGCGGCCCCGCAGAGAGCGGATCGGCCGCGTTCCCCGATCACGATGGACCTGAATGAAGGATCATTCCACGATGAGAAATCGGCGTCACACCCTCTTGTGGATGAAGGATTTGATCGAGCATATGTCGCAGTGCCACGATCAGCTCCAGTGGGCCGAGGACGACCCGACCCAGTCGTTCCTCGCCGACTCGCTGCTGGGCGACCTGGTCGAATGCCAGAAGCTCTGCCAGGAACTCCGGGGGGATTCGCGGTCCCGCCCGTCCCGCGAGATGGCCTTCTCCTGAGCCCCTCGCGCCGTCCGCCGTCCCCGCTCGACGCCGAGCGGTGGCGGACCGGGCTCGTTTCCGCTATCGTCTAGGGTCGATCCGGTCCGCCCGACGCCCCGATGACGAGGCTTTGCCGCGCCCATGACCCCGCCACCTGCCGAACCGCTCGCACGTTTCGCGGTCGACGACCTCCAGGTCCTCGTATTCGAGGATCGCGCCCAGGTCGGCCGCGCAGCCGCCGCGGCCGTGGCCCGCACGATCGCCGAGCGCCAGAAGGCCGCCGGTCGCGCCAACGTCGTCTTCGCCGCCGCCCCCAGCCAGAACGAGTTCCTCACCGCCCTGATCGCCGCCCAGGAGATCGACTGGGACCGCCTCGTCGCCTTCCACATGGACGAGTATTTCGGCCTGTCGAGCGACCACCCGGCCTCCTTCCGGCGCTACCTGCACGAGCACCTGTTCGGGCTCGTCGGGCTCGACGGCGACCGCCTCCGGCTCATCCCCGGCGAACGCACCGAGCGTCCCTTGCGGACCTGCGTCGAATACGAGGATCTGCTCCTGGCGAACCCGATCGACGTCGTCTGCGCGGGGATCGGCGAGAACGGCCACCTGGCATTCAACGACCCCCCGGTCGCCGACTTCGCCGACCCGGTCCTCATCAAGATCGTCAAGCTCGACGAGGCCTGCCGGCTGCAGCAGGTCCACGACGGCTGCTTCGATCGGCTCGCCGACGTCCCCACCCATGCTTACTCGCTGACCGTCCCCGCCCTGCTCAGCGCGGACGTCGTCTCCGTGGTCGTCGTCGGCCCTCGCAAGGCCGACGCCGTGCTGGCCACCCTCAAGGGCC includes:
- a CDS encoding serine/threonine-protein kinase is translated as MSEGVGSGFDEQVLSAVLAGLTGAVSRESASSILAEWSRAPGASLAEMLQDLGGLDEERLRTLAALASAHYEAHGRDLGRSLAAWNVGADPLLGPTEADSLATLAAPSSGHPGEASAARAPSPSRPPYDERYELINIHAKGGIGQVWKARDRQLQRQVALKELQPPLAHRDDLRARFLLEAEITGKLEHPGIVPVYSLGEDEEGRPFYAMRFIQGDSLAVAIRDFHKSRTTAEAAGADPEQSWGVEFRQLLRRFLGACDTLEYAHSQGCIHRDLKPGNIMVGPYGETLVVDWGLAKVIGPGASADIPPSGEGSFTSSGSGTSPGDWIGTPSYMSPEQAVGDLQRIGPRSDVYSLGATLYELLTGEPPFRGADPHTVIAAVLRGPSPPKAVVRSIPPALESVCLKAMARSPRDRYDSAAALARDVDNWLADEPVSAHPEGPRERLSRWIRRHRTWAYAAAAALLGISLVATAAAFAINRAWRGERDAHVEAEHSFDLAQQAVDESFTRISQDTLLSREDSVDLRRLRAELLGTALKYYQGFVADRRDDPRLRRRLATAYHNVGVVQAVIASPREAVGPFASALSTWNELLGASPGDADLIAGRADTLRQLGKARNAMDQPRAALDVLNLAVADLESLAALPSPKPYLEVELADSLSDIAATEARLGRFEESRAASTRARQVLRRLLDADPGNAFYREALAEVINNQGYAAFTAGDSTAALDAFREFQGLCLDLLRDAPVDAPRPLRLVELLSLSYENVGDILTTRGLYDEADEAYAQSLARGSELATAHPSVQRYRMQLGRTYRERGHAQHRIGDDADALRSLDSAREVFEGLIRQDPDRATLHHHLARTWNTIGCFHDDLRDHEAALGPFRSAIAEHRLALAGAPDAPGYRFHFVLSLANLAEQYTDRGELDEAAPIAAEAARAALEVIRGDAALGGRFAICVDVAATIGDLTLQAGDAPGAIARFEELAATIREGRSAPSAAAREDALAAAETRRVVGLIVEGRSDEAAAALRELEARLRGRPEPAARDRLSEVLWLRARVARLQGRGEEAADADAGRVGLWDARSARGLVASASRAAARACLVGYGRSPLPTAAGEAARAIDADRAADDLRLALHLGYDDRARLRDDLGLMTILDRAADRALHDDLGFPDPPFAPPPTPRDDPSPP
- a CDS encoding AAA family ATPase — encoded protein: MSAWEPFSITTSETQAPERGWGGLGEWPRSVVRWLLGWGEDERELPLTTGRSARFQNICISREAGAGGGAIARMVGRRLGWKVFDHELLEAIAHRMQTTVDEVRTFDELAPSVIQDWLLPLREEHYAPQEAYLDHLAKLLEAIGRAGQSVLVGRGAGFLLPRETTLSVRVVAPLKARAYRLGERMGVSPRTARRAAKDLDARRAAFERTMHRVNSADPHNYDLVLDSHSLSLEIAAEVIIRAVEAGRPGAPAVVGTSSGAAPWTIPPVDSPTARATAATPGPVGPPPPPIVDAPPTVAPDAADRPV
- a CDS encoding 6-phosphogluconolactonase — protein: MTPPPAEPLARFAVDDLQVLVFEDRAQVGRAAAAAVARTIAERQKAAGRANVVFAAAPSQNEFLTALIAAQEIDWDRLVAFHMDEYFGLSSDHPASFRRYLHEHLFGLVGLDGDRLRLIPGERTERPLRTCVEYEDLLLANPIDVVCAGIGENGHLAFNDPPVADFADPVLIKIVKLDEACRLQQVHDGCFDRLADVPTHAYSLTVPALLSADVVSVVVVGPRKADAVLATLKGPIGESCPASALRRRPGATLYLDRDAARHVL